The following are encoded in a window of Streptomyces griseiscabiei genomic DNA:
- a CDS encoding DUF6126 family protein — MTDLEEKFPRALWVRLIIYIAVGHVFAAFIYLLFELGAKQ; from the coding sequence ATGACCGACCTGGAAGAGAAGTTCCCCCGCGCCCTGTGGGTACGGCTCATCATCTACATCGCGGTCGGCCATGTCTTCGCGGCCTTCATCTATCTGCTGTTCGAGCTGGGAGCCAAGCAGTAG
- a CDS encoding tyrosine-protein phosphatase: MTQQIPSTEPELTGVRNFRDVGGLPTVDGRRVRHGVLFRSGHLAHATDEDAAFLASLGLHTVFDFRNAADQKLEGPDVGLPGVLNVNLPLSDPADGAEFWKMVRDGDLDQLRELLDDGKGAGRMIASYRRIIKDRTAEHSRVLHALAEDSVPALMHCAAGKDRAGLSVAVTLLALGVEREAIVADYLESNAKHRRYKVHRTSSAASAYSPEVMELLSPLFDARAEYLQAAFDTVDETWGDVDTYLEQGLKVTPQTRERLRERLLD; encoded by the coding sequence GTGACGCAGCAGATCCCGTCGACCGAGCCCGAGCTGACCGGAGTGCGTAATTTCCGGGACGTGGGCGGTCTGCCGACCGTGGACGGCCGCCGGGTGCGTCACGGAGTGCTGTTCCGCAGCGGCCACCTGGCACACGCGACCGACGAGGACGCGGCGTTCCTGGCCTCGCTGGGCCTGCACACGGTCTTCGACTTCCGCAACGCGGCCGACCAGAAGCTGGAGGGCCCGGACGTCGGGCTGCCCGGCGTCCTCAATGTGAACCTGCCGCTGAGCGACCCGGCGGACGGCGCCGAGTTCTGGAAGATGGTCCGCGACGGCGACCTGGACCAGCTGCGGGAGCTGCTGGACGACGGCAAGGGGGCGGGCCGGATGATCGCCTCCTACCGGCGGATCATCAAGGACCGCACGGCCGAGCACTCCCGGGTGCTGCACGCGCTGGCCGAGGACAGCGTGCCCGCGCTGATGCACTGCGCGGCGGGCAAGGACCGCGCGGGCCTCTCCGTCGCGGTGACCCTTCTGGCCCTGGGCGTGGAGCGCGAGGCGATCGTCGCCGACTATCTGGAGTCGAACGCCAAGCACCGCCGCTACAAGGTGCACCGCACCAGCAGCGCCGCGAGCGCCTACTCCCCCGAGGTCATGGAGCTGCTGAGCCCGCTCTTCGACGCCCGCGCCGAGTACCTGCAGGCGGCCTTCGACACCGTCGACGAGACCTGGGGCGACGTGGACACCTATCTGGAGCAGGGCCTGAAGGTCACCCCGCAGACCCGGGAGCGTCTGCGCGAGCGCCTCCTCGACTGA
- a CDS encoding alpha-galactosidase: MLEIGADGRTWLLTGPRSSYALRLTEDDELLHLHWGPRIALADAEELAARQQLAYWPFEAPVDGHEEYPVEGGPRFTRPALSVRTDERRGTEWTFRGHEADGDELRLRFGDDGLGITLHYRMRDDVVERWVTLANDGPAVELLRADSATWTLPPRAEESWRLSQLHGRWAAESRLVRGDLTYGEKVIGSRRGHTGHQHLPWVALDTDATEERGEVYGCALGWSGSWRIAVAQLPDARVQITGGAGYDESGLLRLETGETFTTPVFAGLWSDGGFGGASRAWHAYQRAYVIPDAEQDRPVLFNSWEATEFDISEDQQGTLARAAAAIGVVLFVVDDGWFGARTSDRAGLGDWAPNPDRFPKGLKPLADYVHALGMQFGIWVEPEMVNPDSELYRAHPEWAQFQPGRKRTELRNQLVLNLAREDVQEYLWERLDALLSSAPIDYVKWDFNRCFTDAGWPGEPYPQKLWVEHVRAFYALLDRLRAAHPGVAFESCSGGGGRIDLGVMARTDQVWTSDNTDPLDRLAIQHGFSQVHPARAMAAWVTDSPNNQLNGRVSSLRFRFVSAMAGVLGVGGDLTRWSEEELAEARGWVGLYKEIRPVVQRGDLYRLRPPAGGLSAVEYVHGDEVVILAWLQAQHYGEPLAPLRLRGLDPEGTYECRETGEVYRGAVLLHHGLRTGLRGDFDAAVIRLRRT; the protein is encoded by the coding sequence ATGTTGGAAATCGGCGCAGACGGCCGGACGTGGCTTCTCACCGGGCCCAGGAGCAGTTATGCCCTGCGGCTCACGGAGGACGACGAGCTGCTGCACCTGCACTGGGGTCCCCGGATCGCGCTCGCCGACGCCGAGGAGCTGGCCGCCCGGCAGCAGCTGGCGTACTGGCCGTTCGAGGCCCCGGTCGACGGTCACGAGGAGTATCCCGTCGAGGGCGGCCCCCGCTTCACCCGTCCCGCGCTCTCCGTGCGCACGGACGAGCGGCGCGGCACCGAGTGGACCTTCCGGGGGCACGAGGCCGACGGCGACGAGCTGCGGCTGCGGTTCGGTGACGACGGACTCGGGATCACCCTGCACTACCGGATGCGCGACGACGTGGTCGAGCGCTGGGTGACCCTGGCCAACGACGGGCCGGCGGTGGAGCTGCTGCGGGCCGACTCGGCGACCTGGACGCTGCCGCCGCGCGCGGAGGAGTCCTGGCGCCTCTCCCAGCTGCACGGGCGGTGGGCGGCCGAGTCCCGGCTCGTGCGCGGCGACCTCACCTACGGCGAGAAGGTCATCGGCAGCCGGCGCGGCCACACCGGGCACCAGCACCTGCCCTGGGTCGCCCTGGACACCGACGCCACCGAGGAACGCGGCGAGGTCTACGGCTGCGCCCTCGGCTGGTCGGGGTCCTGGCGGATCGCCGTCGCCCAACTCCCGGACGCCCGTGTGCAGATCACCGGCGGCGCCGGTTACGACGAGTCCGGGCTGCTGAGGCTGGAGACGGGGGAGACGTTCACCACGCCCGTCTTCGCCGGCCTGTGGAGCGACGGCGGCTTCGGCGGGGCCAGCCGCGCCTGGCACGCCTACCAGCGGGCGTACGTCATCCCGGACGCGGAGCAGGACCGGCCGGTGCTCTTCAACTCCTGGGAGGCCACCGAGTTCGACATCTCGGAGGACCAGCAGGGGACGCTGGCGCGGGCGGCGGCGGCCATCGGGGTCGTGCTGTTCGTGGTGGACGACGGCTGGTTCGGGGCGCGGACCAGCGACCGGGCCGGGCTCGGCGACTGGGCGCCCAATCCGGACCGCTTCCCGAAGGGGCTGAAGCCGCTCGCCGACTATGTGCACGCCCTCGGGATGCAGTTCGGTATCTGGGTCGAGCCGGAAATGGTCAACCCGGACAGCGAGCTGTACCGGGCACACCCCGAATGGGCACAGTTCCAACCGGGACGAAAGCGGACGGAGCTGCGTAATCAGCTCGTTCTCAACCTCGCCCGCGAGGATGTTCAGGAATACCTCTGGGAGCGGCTCGACGCGCTGCTGTCCAGCGCGCCGATCGACTACGTGAAATGGGACTTCAATCGCTGCTTCACCGATGCCGGCTGGCCCGGAGAGCCGTATCCGCAGAAGCTGTGGGTCGAGCATGTGCGTGCCTTCTACGCGCTGCTGGACCGGCTGCGGGCCGCGCACCCGGGGGTGGCGTTCGAGTCGTGCTCGGGCGGCGGCGGCCGGATCGACCTCGGGGTCATGGCGCGGACCGACCAGGTGTGGACCTCCGACAACACCGACCCGCTGGACCGGCTCGCCATCCAGCACGGCTTCAGCCAGGTCCACCCGGCGCGGGCCATGGCCGCCTGGGTCACGGACAGCCCGAACAACCAGCTCAACGGCCGGGTCAGCTCGCTGCGGTTCCGCTTCGTCAGTGCCATGGCCGGGGTGCTCGGGGTCGGCGGCGACCTCACCCGGTGGTCCGAGGAGGAGCTGGCCGAGGCGCGCGGCTGGGTCGGGCTGTACAAGGAGATCCGGCCGGTCGTGCAGCGCGGCGACCTCTACCGGCTGCGGCCCCCGGCGGGCGGGCTGAGCGCCGTGGAGTACGTCCACGGGGACGAGGTCGTCATCCTCGCCTGGCTCCAGGCCCAGCACTACGGCGAGCCGCTCGCCCCGCTCCGGCTGCGTGGACTCGACCCGGAGGGCACGTACGAATGCCGCGAAACGGGCGAAGTGTACCGAGGGGCGGTGCTGTTGCATCACGGGTTGCGGACGGGACTGCGGGGCGACTTCGATGCGGCAGTTATCCGCCTGCGTCGCACTTGA